A genomic window from Planococcus rifietoensis includes:
- a CDS encoding carbon-nitrogen hydrolase family protein: MAEQFDLSHFEKSMIIREMSYADIPAILEMQQLCFPGMDPWKEEQLRSHLGVFAQGQIVAELDGKVIGSCSSLLINFDEYDDRHTWDDVTDGGYITNHNQDGYNMYGIEVMVHPEYRRMQVGQRLYEARKELARELNLKSIIIGGRIPNYHKHADEMSPREYVDSVSRHKIYDPVLTFQLMNGFQLMRINPGYLQDDKASGKYATLMEWNNVDYKPISKRHFKTSLPVRICVVQYLMRAINSFDDLANQVEYFVDVASDAHSDFVVFPEIFTTQLMSFLNEPSPSQAVRKLTEFTPQYIELFTDLAVRYNVNIIGGSHFVKEENDEIYNIAYLFRRDGSIDKQYKIHITPNERKWWGISAGDSVRVFDTDCGKIAIQICYDIEFPELARIATDMGANIIFSPFCTEDRQGYLRVRYCAQARAVENQIYTVISGTVGNLPQTENMDIQYAQSGIFAPSDFEFARDGIVGETNPNLEMVLIGDVDLEILRRQRQDGTVKQLKDRRHDVYRVEYKQD; this comes from the coding sequence GTGGCAGAACAATTCGATTTATCCCATTTTGAAAAAAGCATGATCATCCGTGAGATGAGCTATGCTGATATACCTGCCATTCTGGAAATGCAGCAGCTTTGCTTTCCGGGCATGGATCCTTGGAAGGAAGAGCAGCTCAGAAGCCATTTAGGCGTTTTTGCACAAGGGCAGATCGTCGCGGAACTCGACGGCAAAGTAATCGGTTCCTGCTCGAGCCTATTGATCAATTTCGATGAATACGATGACCGTCATACATGGGACGATGTCACTGACGGCGGCTATATAACGAACCATAACCAAGACGGCTATAATATGTACGGCATCGAAGTCATGGTGCACCCAGAATACCGCCGCATGCAAGTCGGGCAGCGTTTGTACGAAGCGCGCAAAGAACTGGCGCGTGAATTGAACTTGAAGTCGATTATCATCGGCGGGCGCATCCCGAACTACCATAAACACGCAGACGAAATGTCGCCGCGTGAATACGTCGATTCGGTGTCGCGCCATAAAATCTATGATCCGGTGCTGACATTCCAATTGATGAATGGTTTCCAGCTCATGCGCATCAATCCTGGCTATTTGCAGGACGATAAAGCATCGGGCAAATACGCAACGCTTATGGAGTGGAACAATGTCGATTACAAGCCGATCTCCAAGCGCCATTTCAAGACAAGTTTGCCTGTGCGCATCTGCGTCGTCCAATACTTGATGCGTGCCATCAATTCATTCGACGATTTGGCGAACCAGGTCGAGTACTTTGTCGACGTGGCATCGGATGCGCATTCGGATTTCGTCGTGTTCCCGGAAATTTTCACGACGCAATTGATGTCGTTCTTGAATGAACCATCGCCGAGCCAAGCGGTCCGCAAATTGACGGAATTCACACCGCAATACATCGAACTGTTCACGGACCTCGCTGTGCGCTATAACGTCAATATCATTGGCGGCTCGCATTTCGTCAAGGAAGAAAATGATGAGATTTACAACATCGCGTATTTGTTCCGTCGCGATGGTTCGATCGATAAACAGTACAAGATTCACATCACGCCGAACGAACGTAAATGGTGGGGCATTTCAGCAGGTGATTCGGTGCGCGTATTTGATACGGATTGCGGCAAGATCGCCATCCAGATCTGCTACGACATCGAGTTCCCGGAACTGGCCCGCATCGCCACCGATATGGGCGCCAACATCATCTTCTCGCCGTTTTGTACGGAAGACCGCCAAGGCTATTTGCGCGTCCGTTATTGTGCACAAGCCCGCGCGGTCGAGAACCAGATCTACACGGTCATTTCCGGAACGGTCGGAAACTTGCCGCAAACGGAAAACATGGATATCCAATATGCACAATCCGGCATCTTCGCGCCAAGCGATTTCGAATTCGCTCGCGATGGCATCGTCGGGGAAACCAATCCGAACCTGGAGATGGTATTGATCGGGGATGTCGACCTTGAAATCCTCAGACGCCAGCGCCAAGACGGCACCGTCAAGCAATTGAAGGATCGCCGCCACGACGTCTACCGTGTGGAATATAAACAAGATTAA
- a CDS encoding phospho-sugar mutase: MTWKQRMQKWLGHEGLDVNTKQQLQLLSEDEQLAEDAFYQDLVFGTGGMRGEIGPGTNRMNVYTVRKASKGIADYIESFGEAAMKRGVAIAFDSRRMSPEFAEEAARTFAAAGIRAYVYESARTTPQLSFTVRELNAFMGIVITASHNPPEYNGYKVYGEDGAQLDLEAADQVIGFVSRVEDELAIENDEYDSSLLEILGEQLDRAYIDQVLTVQETSVEPISVVFTPLHGASGATVRRVFDEAGYSGVNYVKEQMAPDGEFPTVESPNPEESSAFDLARKYGEEQTADLLIAIDPDGDRVGAAVWTGTQYELLTGNQTGGILLEYLLGQKKAKGELPEDGRIFKTIVTSGFGEAVARSYGVESEDVLTGFKFIGEKLRENDAQHEFTFLFGYEESYGYLIRDFARDKDAVQATLLLVEAAAFYKKQGKNLYGVLNELYERHGFYRELLVSVTKKGIEGAREITQLLDGLRTAPPQSIAGIAVKKIEDYDSRTRTLVDMGTSEAIVLPQSNVLKYFLSDGSWVCVRPSGTEPKVKYYFGVKAATQQESDEKLELLKESFLDIVANR, from the coding sequence ATGACATGGAAACAACGAATGCAAAAATGGCTCGGACACGAGGGGCTGGACGTGAACACGAAACAGCAGCTGCAATTACTATCGGAAGACGAGCAGCTGGCAGAAGATGCGTTTTATCAGGACTTGGTATTCGGAACAGGTGGGATGCGCGGTGAAATCGGCCCGGGCACGAACCGCATGAATGTCTATACCGTCAGAAAAGCGTCAAAAGGCATTGCCGATTATATTGAAAGCTTCGGCGAAGCGGCGATGAAGCGTGGCGTGGCAATCGCGTTCGACAGCCGCCGCATGTCACCGGAGTTTGCCGAAGAAGCGGCGCGAACATTTGCTGCTGCGGGCATTCGGGCATACGTCTATGAATCTGCGCGCACAACGCCGCAATTATCATTTACTGTGCGTGAATTAAATGCGTTTATGGGCATCGTCATCACTGCCAGCCACAACCCGCCTGAATACAATGGCTATAAAGTGTACGGCGAAGACGGCGCGCAATTGGATCTCGAAGCAGCGGACCAGGTCATCGGATTTGTTAGCCGAGTGGAAGATGAACTCGCAATCGAAAATGATGAGTATGATTCCTCCTTGTTGGAAATTCTCGGCGAACAGCTCGACCGCGCCTATATCGATCAAGTGTTGACGGTGCAGGAAACTAGCGTTGAGCCGATCAGCGTCGTCTTTACGCCGCTTCACGGAGCATCAGGCGCGACTGTCCGCCGAGTGTTTGACGAAGCCGGTTATAGCGGCGTTAATTATGTGAAAGAACAAATGGCGCCGGACGGTGAGTTCCCTACGGTGGAATCCCCGAACCCGGAAGAATCATCGGCGTTTGACCTCGCCCGGAAATACGGTGAAGAACAGACCGCAGATTTATTGATTGCCATCGACCCGGACGGCGACCGTGTCGGCGCAGCGGTTTGGACCGGTACGCAATATGAATTATTGACTGGCAACCAGACCGGCGGCATCTTGCTGGAGTATTTATTGGGCCAGAAAAAAGCCAAAGGTGAATTGCCGGAAGACGGGCGCATCTTCAAGACCATCGTCACTTCCGGATTCGGGGAAGCGGTCGCTAGAAGCTACGGCGTAGAGAGTGAAGACGTGTTGACAGGCTTTAAATTCATCGGCGAAAAATTGCGTGAAAACGATGCGCAGCATGAATTCACTTTCTTATTCGGCTACGAGGAAAGCTACGGCTATTTGATCCGTGATTTTGCGCGCGATAAAGATGCCGTGCAAGCGACATTGCTATTGGTCGAAGCTGCTGCCTTCTATAAGAAGCAAGGCAAAAATCTGTACGGTGTATTAAATGAACTTTACGAACGCCACGGCTTCTACCGCGAATTGCTCGTTTCGGTGACGAAAAAAGGCATCGAAGGGGCACGTGAAATCACGCAGCTGCTCGACGGCTTGCGCACAGCGCCGCCGCAATCCATTGCCGGCATCGCGGTCAAAAAAATCGAAGACTACGACAGCCGTACACGGACGCTTGTCGATATGGGGACGAGCGAAGCGATCGTCTTGCCGCAATCAAATGTTTTGAAATACTTCTTGTCGGATGGTTCGTGGGTCTGCGTGCGCCCAAGCGGCACCGAGCCGAAAGTGAAATACTATTTCGGCGTCAAAGCCGCAACCCAGCAGGAAAGCGACGAAAAGCTTGAACTATTGAAAGAATCATTTCTCGACATCGTTGCGAATCGGTGA
- a CDS encoding GAF domain-containing sensor histidine kinase — translation MVPEQHSDVILLKEIAELLNEETNMERMLGGAIDKLLQNSNFETAWIFFIDEKGKHRLVAQANLPDALEERDCRHLTKGGCWCVKRYHDGDLEKASNIIACQRIENAKAAHGKIGNISHHATVPLQSGKEKFGLLNIAAADTVRFSKDELALLESVAFQIGSAIKRIVLTKQEQELALVKERNRLARDLHDSVNQLLFSVTLTARGGIEMAEDEAQKSTFRDIQHLSQEALNEMRALIWQLRPKGLESGLIDAVKAYGEMLGLSMETKVTGVIQLPSRTEETLFRIAQEALNNVRKHAGTSAAQIYVTITPTDVLLVIKDEGLGFSPAHGAIPSIGIQSIRDRAKAEGGTADWSSELSKGTEILVRIPY, via the coding sequence ATGGTGCCTGAACAGCATTCGGACGTCATCTTATTGAAAGAGATTGCGGAGTTGTTGAATGAAGAAACGAATATGGAACGCATGCTCGGCGGGGCGATCGACAAGCTGCTGCAAAACTCCAATTTTGAAACAGCCTGGATCTTTTTCATCGATGAAAAAGGAAAGCACAGACTTGTGGCGCAGGCCAATTTGCCGGATGCCCTCGAGGAGCGGGATTGCCGCCATTTGACGAAAGGCGGCTGCTGGTGCGTTAAGCGCTATCATGACGGCGATTTGGAAAAGGCGTCGAATATCATCGCCTGCCAGCGCATCGAAAACGCCAAAGCGGCACATGGGAAAATCGGCAATATTTCACATCATGCGACGGTTCCGCTGCAGTCAGGCAAGGAAAAATTCGGCTTGCTCAATATCGCTGCGGCTGATACGGTGCGTTTTTCAAAAGATGAACTGGCCTTATTGGAATCGGTCGCTTTCCAAATCGGTTCCGCCATCAAACGCATCGTCTTGACCAAACAAGAACAAGAGCTGGCACTCGTCAAAGAGCGCAATCGGCTCGCGCGGGATTTGCACGATTCCGTCAATCAGCTGTTGTTCTCGGTCACGTTGACGGCTAGGGGCGGCATCGAAATGGCGGAAGACGAAGCGCAAAAAAGCACATTCCGCGACATCCAGCATCTCAGTCAGGAAGCGCTCAATGAAATGAGGGCGCTGATTTGGCAATTACGGCCAAAAGGGCTCGAGAGCGGCTTGATCGATGCCGTCAAAGCGTACGGGGAAATGCTCGGGCTGTCGATGGAAACGAAAGTGACCGGCGTGATTCAATTGCCGTCGCGAACGGAAGAGACTTTATTCCGCATTGCCCAGGAAGCGTTGAATAATGTGCGCAAGCATGCGGGCACAAGCGCTGCCCAAATCTATGTGACAATTACACCGACAGATGTCTTATTGGTCATCAAAGACGAAGGACTCGGTTTTTCTCCTGCACACGGCGCGATCCCGTCGATCGGCATACAAAGCATTCGCGACCGGGCGAAAGCAGAAGGCGGCACAGCCGATTGGTCTAGCGAATTAAGCAAAGGAACGGAAATCCTTGTACGGATTCCGTATTAA
- a CDS encoding response regulator transcription factor, producing the protein MRVLIADDHHVVRRGLLFFLKTQKDIEVVGEAANGVEAVEMAGELQPDIVLMDLVMPEMDGIQATRKIKESYPDIIVLMLTSFSDRDHILPAIEAGAAGYQLKDIEPDELVESLRSLMRGENTLHPKASSELAKAPEDPPPHVLHPLTPREAEVLAELTKGKSNREVASALFVTEKTVKTHISNIFIKLEVQDRTQAALYAVKHGLTEYAN; encoded by the coding sequence ATGAGAGTATTGATTGCGGATGATCATCACGTAGTAAGAAGAGGGTTGCTGTTTTTCCTGAAAACCCAAAAAGACATTGAAGTGGTGGGGGAGGCTGCGAACGGCGTGGAAGCTGTCGAAATGGCGGGCGAGCTGCAGCCGGATATCGTCTTGATGGATCTGGTCATGCCTGAAATGGACGGCATCCAGGCAACTCGGAAAATCAAAGAGTCTTATCCGGATATCATTGTGTTGATGCTCACGAGCTTTTCCGACCGCGACCACATCCTTCCGGCGATCGAAGCAGGAGCGGCAGGCTATCAGTTGAAAGATATCGAACCGGACGAATTGGTGGAATCGCTGCGCAGCTTGATGCGCGGGGAGAATACGCTGCATCCGAAAGCTTCGTCGGAATTGGCGAAAGCGCCGGAAGACCCGCCGCCGCACGTTCTCCATCCTTTAACGCCAAGGGAAGCGGAAGTGCTCGCGGAGCTGACCAAAGGGAAAAGCAACCGGGAAGTGGCGTCTGCTTTGTTCGTGACCGAGAAGACGGTGAAAACGCATATTTCCAATATCTTCATCAAACTCGAAGTCCAGGACCGGACGCAAGCGGCACTTTATGCCGTCAAGCATGGGTTGACGGAATACGCCAATTGA
- the rsgA gene encoding ribosome small subunit-dependent GTPase A has protein sequence MSIIKQYGWNESFQQALPEQKIPGRVILEHKSGYRVMTDFGEWPATLSGNYRHSHSRDEFPSVGDWVALEQMPGEDKGIIHQLLPRSSRFVRKAAGETSEMQTIAVNLDYVFLVMSLNHDFNVRRLERYMVAAWDSGAMPVVVLTKSDQCEDPAVYLKEVATTAFGVDVFAVSALTGDGMDAFNRYLTDGKTGALLGSSGVGKSSLINALTQSDKMAVQDIREDDSKGRHTTTHRELVLLPGGGLLIDTPGMREFQLADSADGLESSFQDITSLAAECRFRDCSHQQEPGCRIQSALASGELPEERYESYLKLLRELDYIERKSDAAKQQAERAVWKQRTKEYRSRPVKKR, from the coding sequence TTGTCGATTATCAAACAATACGGATGGAATGAATCATTTCAACAAGCATTGCCTGAACAGAAAATACCTGGCCGCGTCATTCTCGAACATAAGAGCGGCTACCGCGTCATGACCGATTTCGGTGAATGGCCGGCTACTTTATCCGGAAATTACCGCCATAGCCACAGCCGCGATGAATTTCCAAGCGTCGGTGACTGGGTGGCGCTGGAACAAATGCCTGGAGAAGACAAAGGCATCATCCACCAACTGCTGCCGAGAAGTTCGCGCTTCGTCCGAAAAGCGGCCGGAGAAACGTCCGAGATGCAGACCATCGCCGTCAATCTCGACTACGTCTTTCTGGTCATGTCGCTCAATCACGATTTTAATGTCCGGCGCCTTGAACGTTATATGGTCGCCGCTTGGGATTCAGGCGCCATGCCGGTCGTCGTGTTGACGAAAAGCGACCAATGCGAAGACCCTGCAGTTTACTTGAAAGAAGTCGCCACTACTGCGTTCGGCGTCGATGTGTTTGCCGTTTCAGCTTTGACTGGCGACGGCATGGACGCCTTCAATCGCTATTTAACGGATGGCAAAACCGGCGCTCTGCTCGGCTCTTCGGGAGTAGGAAAATCCTCGCTCATCAACGCCCTGACCCAAAGCGACAAAATGGCGGTGCAGGACATCCGCGAAGACGACAGCAAAGGCCGCCACACGACGACGCACCGCGAACTGGTGCTGCTGCCGGGCGGCGGTTTATTGATCGACACGCCGGGCATGCGTGAATTCCAGCTGGCCGATTCTGCCGATGGGCTTGAGTCTAGCTTCCAGGACATCACGAGCCTTGCTGCCGAATGCCGTTTCCGCGATTGCAGCCACCAACAAGAACCGGGCTGCCGCATCCAATCCGCGCTTGCTTCCGGCGAATTGCCGGAAGAGCGCTATGAAAGCTATTTAAAATTACTGCGTGAGCTCGACTATATCGAACGAAAAAGTGATGCTGCCAAACAACAGGCAGAACGCGCAGTATGGAAACAGCGCACGAAAGAATACCGCAGCCGCCCTGTTAAGAAAAGATAA
- a CDS encoding DUF2254 domain-containing protein, translated as MKKIFYEWREKLWVTPALYSFLAVLLSIGFFYVDLLVIRQYREFIPDILLTNVQLAQTIMGALAGALLTMTTFTFSTILVVLTMYSSQFSPRTLKNFVHDRLTWRVLGIFLGGFIYNTLSLLFMRDALYTHDVISTFVGIVIAFLCLSTFAYFIHHIATNVQVEKLIEELEEDTERIIDTYSEKQQQEMEIETEWNPDGFAETILAENDGYIQFLYFDKLTEYAVEHDLEVEILHGIGSYVHENTPLCRVYQRQQEDIDLRRFITIGTERTTDQDLDFAIQKMVEVALRAISPGINDPNTANGIIIRIGRLLGKLSHLETGAITIRDEEKNGRVRYPFFTFPHFLYLTFHQLIHYGKEDVSVVAAILESLTNAAQLSSPAHHEAIWETQLHVLEHLEGSPFKRLDRRYIQAKLDELAKAVDRRPALLSDYQLGSEG; from the coding sequence ATGAAAAAGATTTTTTACGAATGGCGGGAAAAGTTATGGGTGACGCCAGCTCTCTACAGCTTCCTTGCCGTGTTATTATCCATTGGATTTTTTTATGTGGATTTATTGGTCATTCGGCAATATCGTGAATTCATCCCGGATATCCTGCTGACCAATGTACAATTGGCTCAAACGATCATGGGGGCTCTCGCCGGGGCGCTATTGACGATGACAACGTTTACGTTTTCCACGATTCTTGTCGTGTTGACGATGTATTCCTCGCAATTTTCACCGAGAACATTGAAGAATTTTGTCCACGACCGCCTGACATGGCGCGTACTCGGTATCTTTTTGGGCGGTTTCATCTATAACACGCTGTCATTATTGTTCATGCGCGACGCCCTTTATACGCATGACGTCATTTCCACATTTGTCGGGATCGTCATAGCGTTCCTTTGCCTTTCGACGTTTGCGTATTTCATCCATCACATTGCGACGAACGTCCAAGTGGAGAAGCTGATCGAGGAACTTGAAGAAGACACAGAGCGCATTATCGATACGTATAGTGAAAAACAGCAGCAGGAAATGGAGATTGAAACAGAGTGGAATCCCGACGGCTTCGCGGAAACCATCCTGGCAGAAAATGATGGGTATATCCAATTCCTGTATTTCGATAAATTGACGGAGTATGCGGTGGAGCACGACCTGGAAGTTGAAATTCTTCACGGCATCGGTTCGTATGTCCACGAGAATACGCCGCTATGCCGCGTTTACCAACGCCAGCAAGAAGACATCGATCTTCGCCGCTTTATCACGATCGGCACGGAGCGGACGACGGACCAGGATCTCGATTTTGCTATTCAGAAAATGGTCGAAGTGGCGCTGCGGGCGATCTCCCCAGGCATCAACGACCCAAACACGGCGAATGGCATCATCATTCGGATCGGCCGGCTGCTGGGCAAATTAAGCCATCTCGAGACCGGGGCAATAACCATTCGGGACGAAGAGAAAAATGGCCGTGTGCGCTATCCATTCTTCACATTCCCCCATTTTCTTTATCTGACATTTCATCAATTGATCCATTATGGAAAAGAAGATGTGTCGGTCGTGGCCGCAATTTTGGAATCCTTAACAAACGCTGCCCAATTATCGAGTCCAGCGCATCACGAGGCCATTTGGGAAACACAATTGCATGTGCTTGAACATTTAGAGGGTTCACCTTTCAAACGGCTTGACCGCCGTTATATCCAAGCGAAATTGGATGAGCTGGCAAAAGCGGTGGATCGCCGGCCAGCCTTGCTCAGTGACTACCAGCTGGGCTCGGAAGGATGA